In Microbulbifer celer, a single window of DNA contains:
- a CDS encoding PilZ domain-containing protein, whose product MKGMGGGARNGILSLKIQDKSVLYAAYMPFVKNGGLFISTDKSYSLGDEVFLLLSLMDEPEKLPVAGKVVWITPNGAQGNRTPGIGIQFSDKENTAQAKIETLLAGSLESSRPTHTL is encoded by the coding sequence ATGAAAGGCATGGGTGGCGGCGCCCGCAACGGCATTCTATCGCTGAAAATCCAGGACAAGTCGGTGCTCTACGCGGCCTACATGCCGTTTGTGAAGAATGGCGGCCTGTTTATCAGTACTGATAAGTCGTACAGCCTGGGAGACGAAGTGTTTCTCCTGTTAAGCCTGATGGACGAACCGGAAAAGCTGCCGGTGGCCGGCAAAGTGGTCTGGATTACACCTAACGGTGCCCAGGGCAACCGCACGCCGGGTATCGGAATCCAGTTCAGTGACAAGGAAAACACCGCTCAGGCCAAGATTGAGACCCTGCTGGCGGGCTCCCTGGAATCCAGCCGCCCAACCCATACGCTCTGA
- a CDS encoding TatD family hydrolase yields the protein MLVDSHCHLDRLKLEQFDGGLNEVLDLARSRGIGKFLCVGISLDNADRVVEIAGQHDDVVCSVGVHPLDVESGLADVDRLIELSKQPNVVALGETGLDYYYSTETKDVQKQSFTAHLQAAAKAGLPVIVHTRDAREDTIELIREHGSREHAGVLHCFTESWEMAKAALDLNYYISLSGIVTFKNAAELREVAKQVPLDRLLVETDSPYLAPVPYRGKPNIPAYVREVAEFIAELRGLEYEELAEITTNNFHRLFPRAA from the coding sequence ATGTTGGTCGATTCCCATTGCCATCTCGATAGATTGAAGCTCGAACAGTTTGACGGCGGATTGAACGAAGTGCTCGATCTCGCCCGCAGCCGTGGTATCGGTAAGTTTCTCTGTGTAGGTATCAGTCTGGACAATGCAGATCGCGTGGTGGAAATCGCCGGACAACACGATGATGTGGTTTGTTCTGTCGGCGTGCACCCGCTGGACGTGGAGTCCGGGCTCGCTGATGTAGACAGGCTGATTGAGCTGTCCAAACAACCCAACGTGGTTGCACTGGGGGAAACCGGGCTGGATTACTACTACAGCACCGAAACCAAAGACGTACAAAAGCAGAGTTTCACCGCCCACCTGCAGGCAGCGGCCAAAGCCGGGCTGCCGGTGATTGTGCACACCCGGGATGCGCGCGAGGATACGATCGAGTTGATTCGGGAGCACGGCAGCCGCGAGCATGCCGGCGTATTGCATTGCTTTACCGAGAGCTGGGAAATGGCCAAGGCCGCCCTGGATCTCAATTACTACATATCCCTGTCAGGCATTGTGACTTTCAAGAATGCGGCAGAACTACGTGAAGTCGCCAAACAGGTCCCTCTGGATCGCTTGCTGGTCGAGACCGATTCTCCCTATCTGGCGCCAGTGCCGTATCGCGGCAAACCAAATATTCCCGCCTATGTGCGCGAGGTGGCGGAATTCATCGCCGAGTTGCGCGGGCTCGAATACGAAGAGCTGGCTGAAATCACCACCAATAACTTCCATCGATTATTCCCCCGCGCCGCTTGA
- a CDS encoding dUTP diphosphatase: MLQQQLQTMLALQDDINTLVNENWRGQNFPWYRAIWVESAELLDHYGWKWWKKQDPEMEQVKLELVDIWHFGLSLELQQGSPDAVAAKMEQQLAGEQPAAGNFRENLEAFTLNTLSSKQFDLVGFAQLMTDCELPFEDLYRRYVGKNVLNRFRQDHGYKEGTYQKLWFGKEDNEHLAEIAESLDSTAENFSNQLYSALKTRYTGSQKDLA; encoded by the coding sequence ATGTTGCAACAGCAATTGCAGACCATGCTGGCCTTGCAGGACGACATCAATACGCTCGTCAACGAAAACTGGCGTGGCCAGAATTTCCCCTGGTACCGGGCCATCTGGGTAGAGAGCGCAGAGCTGCTCGACCACTACGGCTGGAAGTGGTGGAAGAAGCAGGATCCGGAAATGGAGCAGGTGAAGCTGGAGCTGGTGGACATCTGGCACTTTGGGTTGAGCCTGGAGCTGCAACAGGGTAGTCCGGACGCAGTGGCCGCGAAAATGGAACAGCAGTTGGCTGGTGAGCAGCCTGCTGCCGGTAATTTCCGGGAAAACCTGGAGGCCTTCACGCTCAACACCCTGTCCAGCAAACAGTTCGATTTGGTCGGCTTCGCACAATTAATGACCGACTGTGAGTTGCCATTTGAGGATCTGTACCGCCGCTATGTGGGCAAGAACGTCCTCAATCGTTTCCGTCAGGACCACGGCTACAAGGAGGGGACCTACCAGAAGTTGTGGTTCGGAAAGGAAGACAACGAGCATCTGGCGGAAATTGCAGAATCTCTGGACAGTACAGCAGAAAATTTCAGTAATCAGCTGTATTCGGCCCTGAAAACCCGCTATACGGGCTCTCAGAAGGATTTGGCCTGA
- a CDS encoding malate dehydrogenase has product MKAPVRVAVTGAAGQISYSLLFRIAAGEMLGKDQPVILQLLEITPALEALKGVAMELEDCAFPLLAGIVQSDDATVAFKDAEYALLVGARPRGPGMERKDLLEANAAIFSAQGKALNDVAARNVKVLVVGNPANTNALIAQRNAPDLDPRNFTAMTRLDHNRALTQLANKTESTVNDITHMTIWGNHSATQYPDLHQAKVNGEDAMGKVDQEWYENDFIPTVQQRGAAIIKARGASSAASAANAAIDHMHDWALGSAEGDWTSMGVYSDGSYGIQEGLIYSFPVVCKNGDWEIVQGVDINDFSREKMTATETELAEERDAVAHLLP; this is encoded by the coding sequence GTGAAAGCACCTGTTCGTGTTGCAGTTACCGGCGCCGCCGGTCAGATCAGCTATTCGCTGCTGTTTCGCATCGCTGCCGGCGAAATGCTCGGTAAAGATCAACCAGTTATTCTTCAGCTGCTGGAAATCACTCCCGCACTGGAAGCGCTGAAAGGCGTCGCCATGGAGCTGGAAGATTGTGCCTTCCCGCTGCTGGCTGGCATCGTACAATCTGACGACGCGACCGTTGCCTTCAAAGACGCGGAGTACGCTCTGCTGGTAGGCGCGCGTCCGCGCGGTCCGGGTATGGAGCGTAAAGACCTGCTGGAAGCCAACGCCGCAATCTTCTCCGCTCAGGGCAAAGCCCTGAATGATGTTGCCGCGCGCAACGTGAAAGTCCTGGTTGTGGGTAACCCGGCCAATACCAATGCGCTGATTGCCCAGCGTAACGCACCGGATCTGGATCCGCGTAACTTCACCGCCATGACTCGCCTGGACCACAACCGCGCGCTGACGCAGCTGGCGAACAAGACCGAATCCACGGTGAATGACATCACTCACATGACCATCTGGGGCAACCACTCCGCGACCCAGTACCCTGACCTGCACCAGGCCAAGGTGAACGGCGAAGACGCCATGGGTAAAGTGGACCAGGAGTGGTACGAGAACGACTTCATCCCGACCGTACAGCAGCGCGGTGCCGCGATCATCAAGGCGCGTGGCGCTTCCTCTGCAGCGTCTGCAGCCAACGCCGCCATCGACCATATGCACGACTGGGCGCTGGGCTCTGCCGAAGGCGACTGGACCAGCATGGGTGTGTACAGCGATGGTTCCTACGGTATCCAGGAAGGCCTGATCTACTCATTCCCGGTTGTGTGCAAGAACGGTGATTGGGAAATCGTTCAGGGCGTAGACATCAATGATTTCTCCCGTGAGAAGATGACTGCGACCGAGACCGAACTGGCTGAAGAGCGCGACGCTGTTGCGCACCTGCTGCCGTAA